Genomic window ([Chlorobium] sp. 445):
TGGTCGATGTGGCTGATTATGGGCATAGCCATGCTTTGTGGACTTAGCACATCAGTGATGATGGAGACACTTCTGCTGAAGTGGCGGGAAAAATTTAGCTGGCGCGCTGCACTGCACACTGCACTCTCAATGAGTTTCCTCTCCATGCTGGCAATGGAGCTTGCAGAGAATGTTACTGACTACTTGCTCACAGGCGGTACGGCTATGCCCCACGAACCGTTTTTCTGGTTTGCACTTTCGGTCTCTTTGCTTGCAGGGTTTCTTGTGCCGTTGCCTTACAATTATTTCAAGTTACGCAAGTACAATAAAGCTTGCCACTAAGGTGCACTATGAATAGCGTAGCCATTTGAACAGCTCACCCAGCGCGGGCTTCTTGCCATACATCAAAACCCCCATGCGGTAGATTTTCGCCGATGCCCAGAGCACAGCATAGAATGTAATTACCATAAGGGTGAGACTAAGTGCAATTTGCCAGAATGGAACGTCGGTTACACTCATGCGTGCAATCATTAAAACTGGGGCAAAAAATGGCACGAGTGAAAGCCCTATGGCAAGCGGCGACTCAGGCTTTGAGATTGCAATTTGAACAAATAAAATTGCAATGACGGCCAGCGCGGTAATAGGGAATTGCAGCGACTGTGCATCTTGTGCAGTCTCAAATGCTGAGCCTGTAGCTGCATACAGTGTTGCGTAAATCAAGTAGCCCAAGAGGAAATACAGCACAAAATAAAACAGCAAAGACGTCGGTAGTTCTAAACTGGTCTTTGGAATCATACTGCCACCGAGGCTTTGCAACGATAGTCCTGATAGCAAAAGTGCAGCAATTACCCACACTGCATATTGCGTCAGCGCTACCAACCCGACGCCAATAATTTTACCCATCATCAATTCAACTGGTTTTACTGATGAAATCAGCACTTCCATCACTCTACTGGATTTTTCCTCAATCACAGCGGCGGAAATCATGCTACCGTAGCCTAACAGTGTACTGTAGATCAGCAATGCCATCACATAGCTAATGATAAAACTGCCTACGCCTGAGTCGTTTGATGTTTTTCCACCGCTTAGTTTTTGAGTCTGAAATGAGATTGGTCTTTCAAAGGCTTGGATTTCTGCTTGACTAAAACCGCGCTCAGCAAGCAGTTGCTGACGCACAGCGGTGCGTACACCATTTTCCAACTTACGCAACACATCAAAATCTGTGGTGTTTTTGCTCGTGTAGGTTGCAAGAATTTGCCCTGCTGAATCGTAGCGCAACACCAAATACCCACTGAGTTTGCCCAAATCTGTCTCTTTGATGAGTATTTCGCGCTCACTTTCATCTGCAAAGTCTGCAAAGACGATTTGCAGCGGCGCTTGCTTTTCAAAAACTGCTTGCAGATTCGCCTTGAATTTTTGTGTTTTATCAATGATGGCTACGCGCAAGTCAGATTTGTTCGTCAAAAGTTGCATCAGTATCGGCACGACAATAAAACTTGCCATCAAGATTGGAATGAGCACGGTAGAGACAATGAAGCCCGTACTTTTGACGCGCTCAAGATATTCTTTGCGGATTACAATCGCTACTTTATGCATTTATTGCCGCATGATGTTACAGAACACCTCCTTAGGCACAGCGATACCCTCGAATACCACTCATCAACAGCGCCTGCTCTATTCTGCAACTTCCGCTTCGGTGAGCCTACTGTCCGCTTCTTCTTCGGCTGTGGGCGGCACGCTAAAATCGAGCCGGTCACTGTTCAGTCCCTCGCGCACTTGAGCGAAGATTTTCTCATAAAGTGCTTTGTTCGTCTTGAGTGTATCTCGCACGGCTTCTCTGCCTTGACCAATTTTTTCACCTTCATAACTAAACCATGCGCCTGACTTTTTAATGATGCCCATTTCTACCGCTAGGTCAATGAGTTCGCCCGTCTTAGAGATACCTTCACCGTAAATGATATCAAACTCAACTTCTTTGAAGGGGGGTGCAACTTTGTTTTTTGCTACCTTGACTTTGGTGCGGTTGCCAATGATATCTGTCCCTTCTTTAATTGCGCCAATGCGTCGGACATCAAGGCGTACAGAAGCATAGAATTTCAGGGCGCGTCCACCAGTTGTGGTTGTCGGTTCACCATAGCTCATTGTACCGATTTTTTTCGCGCAGCTGGTTAATGAAAATCGCAATGCAGCTTGAGCGAGAGATTGCTCCTGTCAGCTTACGCAAGGCTTGCGACATCAAGCGCGCTTGCAAGCCAACTTGCGCATCACCCATTTCACCTTCAAGTTCGGCTTGTGGCACCAGTGCCGCAACCGAGTCTACGACGACAATATCAACCGCACCGCTACGCACTAATGTCTCCACAATGGTTAAAGCTTGCTCACCAGATTCGGGTTGGCTAAAGAGCAGCGCTTTGACATCGACACCAATGCGCTTTGCGTAGCCGGGGTCAAAGGCATGCTCTGCATCGACAAAGGCGGCAATTCCACCTTCTTTCTGACACTCAGCAATAGCGTGCAAGGCAATTGTGGTTTTACCAGACGATTCAGGACCAAAAATTTCAATGATTCTGCCTTTGGGTAAACCACCGACACCCAGTGCAAAATCCAGTGCGATAGAGCCTGTGGAAATTGCAGGAATTTGCATGTTGGCATCATCGCCCAGTGTCATAATTGTGCCTTTGCCGAATTGCTTCTCGAGCGCCTCTACAGCAAGGTCAAGTTGTTTACGCTTCTCCGCACTAATTTTGTCAAATGCTTTTTCTGCGGCTTTATCGGTAGCTTTTTCCTTTGGCATAGCTTTGATAGGTTTAGTAGTTAGACAAATTGCTCCGTGCATCTTCGTTTTGCATCGCGCTCATGCGCAGAGAGCCATACTAAAATGATTTCAGGCATGGTGATCTGAATCATTCTGAACATAGCGTACCTGCACACTTACTTGTGGCTGCGCTTGTCCTCACTCTGCAGTAGGCTGCATTACCTTCACCTCAGTCATCGTCGTATTGCTCGGTTTGAAGTTATGAAAGTTCTAAAAAACTCAAACGCGAAAATCTAACGCAAACTCTTCAACGTCTTTATTTCTCGCATCTGTAAGGCATACGCTGAAGCGTGAACGCTACATATCACTTTTTGAAGGGCACAAAAATTCCTTTACTTTGTGTTAATTCATTCAACAAAACTTCTGTGCAACAAAACAACGCTTTTGCAATGCCATCACCTGACACTGCATCTCTTCAAACCACTTCTGTTTCTGCTAGCAACGATACAGCGTTTTTCGGGCATCCGCGCGGACTTTCGACCTTATTTTTTACTGAAATGTGGGAGCGTTTCAGTTACTACGGCATGCGCGCTCTGCTTATTCTCTTCATGACTGCGCCTGTTACGGCTGGTGGCCTTGGCTTTGAAGCACGCGACGCTGGCGTCATCTACGCTACCTATACCGCTTTTGTCTACTTACTCTCTCTGCCCGGCGGATGGATTGCGGATAAGTTCTTGGGGCTGCGTCGCTCTGTCTTTATCGGCGGTGTCGTCATCATGCTTGGCCACATTTCGCTGGCGCTGCCCGGCATCACCACCTTTTATCTTGGATTAGTCCTTGTGGTGCTTGGCACAGGGTTGCTCAAGCCTAACATCAGCGCGCTGGTTGGACAGCTCTACTCACCAGACGATGCGCGTCGCGATGCTGGTTTTTCAATTTACTACATGGGCATCAACTTGGGCGCTTTCATTGCGCCGCTCGTCTGTGGCACACTTGCGCAAGCCGAGTGGTTTCAAAGGGGTCTTGACCAGTATGGGCGTGGATCCCACAGGAAGTTGGCACTGGGGCTTTGGTGCGGCTGCAGTGGGCATGTTTCTTGGACTGGTGCAGTTCATGCTAACCGGAAATTTTTTAGGCAACGCTGGTGCGCCGCCTGCCCCAAACCCTGATGCCGAAGCTGCTCAAAAAACCAAGCGGCAATTGATTCTCGGAATTAGCCTTGTTGTCGGTCTTATTGTGCTCTTTGTGCTACTGCATGTCACTGATGCCGTTCGCATCAATGCCGATAACATCAGTTTCATCATTGGCATTGCATACGTCATTGTAACGCTTGGATACTTTGCCGCACTCTTTGCACAAGAGTGGACACCTGTGGAACGCAACCGCTTGATTGTTGTTGTTGTGCTATTTGTTTGCGCTGCGGTCTTTTTGGTCTGCGTTTGAACAAGCAGGCTCGAGCCTGAACCTTTTTGCCGATAGATTTACCCGTAATTCACTCTTTGGTGTGGCTTTCCCATCGTCGTATTTTCAATCGCTGAACTCGCTCTTTGTTATTACGCTTGCGCCTGTCTTTGCTTGGCTATGGGTGTGGCTTGCAAAGCGCAATTTAGAGCCTTCAAGTCCTGTCAAGTTTGCTATTGGATTGCTGGGCGTAGGCTTAGGTTTCGTGATTCTTGTACCGCCTGCGCTTACACTTGCTGGCGCACCTGAGGGCTTTCGCGTTAGCCCCATGTGGCTTGTCATGGTCTATCTGATTCATACCATCGCAGAACTGTGTCTGAGTCCTGTTGGACTTTCCACAGTAACGAAACTTGCGCCTGAGCGTGTAGTCGGACAGATGATGGGCGTGTGGTTCTTAGGCGCATCAGTAGGCAACTTTGCTGGCGGACAAATCGCAAGTCTCTTTGAGACTTTTCCCTTGCCCTTGCTTTTCCTTTCTGTGTTTGCAACTGCGGGTGCGGCATCGCTGGTGCTCTTTTTGCTGATTAAGCCAATTTCCAACCTTATGGGCGGCGTAAAGTAACTTTGCGCTGGGAACTTTTTCAGCGGGCTTTGTGGTTTGCTTTGCCCGAAGAAAAAACGGAGGAGGGAATCACCATGCCAATTTATGACTATCGCTGCCTTTCATGCGGCTATGAAACTGAAATTCAGCAACGCATTACAGAGCCGGCTCTAACAGTCTGCCCGAATTGCGGACAAGAAACCTTTCAGCGCGTCATCAGTGCCGCTGGTGGGTTTGTGCTCAAAGGCACAGGCTTCTACAACACCGACTACAAAAACAACGGTAGTGCCAAATCTGCGGCTAACGGCAAAAGCCAGAGCAGTGAAAAGAGCGGTGCAGAAAAGAGCAGTGTACCTGCGTCTACTGCCACCTGAGTCTCAACGCGCATTCCCCCATTACTCTTTGTGCTACACATATCTCGAACTAAAGCGCAGCGTTTTTCTTTACCTTATGTTTGCGACACAGGGTTTTCTTTTGCACTCTCGTCCAATACTTTACCTGCATTGAACCAATCAATTTTGCGTGTAAGATACATCACGAGTGCTAGCGTTACGAAGAGCAGCAAACTGCCTAAGAGCAAGGCATAATCCTGCAACTGCAAAATCGTGAAGAGAAATCCGTAGAGAATCACTAAGATTCCTGTAATTAACAGCGTTGCCAGTGTACTTTTCAACACACTTTTGGCATAGCCTGCAATCAATCCAATCACTGCGAGGCTCGAGAGGATATATGCCCAGTTGAATCCTACTTGCTCTGAGAGTGAGAGCAGCAGCACATAGAAGATGACTAGCGCAAGACCGATGAGCAAATACTGAATCGGGTGAATTGCAATGCGGTTGAGCAGTTCGGTCATCAGGAAGGTAAGAAACGTCAGCCCGATGAACATCACGGCATACTTAACGGTGCGTGTATTCTTCTGATATTCGTCAACTGGCAAGAGCAGTCTTACGCCGAACGCGGAGTTGTAGATACGATAGGCGTTGCCAATCCATGCCTGTGGATACTCACGGTTAAGATGCAAGACTTTCCATGTGCCTCTGAAGCCTTCGCTTGTAGCATTGAGTGGCTGTTCAGGCAAGTATGCACCAATCGCACTGGGGCTAGTCCAACTTGACGCGATGCTTACGGTTGTTTCTTTGCCAACGGGCACGACCATAAACTCTTCGCTGCCATTGAGGTCCAGCGTGGTTGAAAAGGCATAGAGCGCATTTGAGAAATCTTTCAGCGAAGGATCGTTGAGTTTTACGCTCACGCCGCTGCTAGATGCAACTCCTTGCGTAGGCTCAAAGTCGTAGTTCGCAACAGGTTGTCTTTGTGCCTTGTAAGGATTGAAAGGGATATTGCCAATTACCTCGCGTGTCGGTAAGCCAGGGTTAGCAAACATTGCTTTGCCATTCCACTCAATGGGAATCACATCGCGAATGCCTTTGAGGTCAGTAATCCCTATTGCGAGCGTTGCCTCTTGCCACTGGATATTTTCAGGCTGCTCAATTGAGAGATTGCTCAGTTCAGCTAGTGAGAATGTGCCAGCAAGTTTTACTTTGGCATTATAGAGTGCAATATCATAAATACCACGATGTCGGATTTCAGGCAAGAGTTCCACTGTGATGTTCAGGCTTTGTGGCAACAGATGAATGTATTTCAGGCTTTCACCGACTTTCCGTGTTATCGTTTTCCCTTTGTCGTCAGTTTGCCGCTCCAACTGGCTGGGCTTGTAGGGAAGGATAAGTATGGCGCCTGTTAGGATTTGTTCGCTGCCCCACTTTGAGCTGACTTCCTGCACAGCAGCATTGCGCCGATTCTCTCGCTCGGTGATTAGTCCATCAATCATTGCTGTTGGAATCAGCAAGATGAGCGTTAGAATTGCAATGATAATGATGCGCAGACCAATAGAAGAGCGCAGGGAGACAGCCATAGAAGAGATTGTTTTGTTTTGGGTCGCATAATAATACTACACTCTACATTTTGTTTCAAGTCTTGATGCGTCTCTATTCTAAAATTCACGGTTCATGACATAGGCGGCAAATTGCATGAGTTTTTCTCGTCCTGCAAGATGTGGCAACTTCTTGGCGTATTTCATGGCTTGTTTGAAATCGTTTTCGATCAGTTTGCGTGCTTCTTCAATTACCCCGCAGCGTTCATAGACGGCTTTGACTTCGGGCACGCGCTCTTTCTCAATGCCTTTATGTTTGATGATATGCTGCAATAGCGCCTTGTCTTTGCCTTTAGCACGCTCGAGCGCCTTGAGCAGAAGGAAGGTCTTTTTGCCTTCGATGACATCGCCGCCTTCGACTTTACCTGACTTATCACCTGCAATGATGTCCAGCAAATCATCTTGCACTTGAAAGGCTTGTCCGATTAGCGTGCCAAAATTACGCAGTGCTTTTGCTTGTGCAGGTGTAGCATTGGCAGCTAAGCCCCCGAGTTCAAGCGAGACAGACATCAGTCGACCTGTCTTTTTGGAAATCATCATCAGATATTCATCAATTGTAACATTGTGTCGGTGTTCAAATTCCTTGTCGTAAGATTGTCCTTCACAGATTACAGCGACGGCGTCTGTGAAAATCGTGAAGATTTTTTCCAAGTGAGCGCTTTTGGTACGCAGCAGCAGTGAATAAGAAACTGCATGCATGACATCGCCCGTGAGAATGGCTGTATCAATGTCCCACTTTTTATGAACGGTGAGCCTGCCGTGGCGCAATTCAGCTTTGTCCATAATGTCGTCATGAATCAAGGTAAAATTGTGTAGCACTTCCACAGCAAGTGCAATCGGCAATGCGGGCTCGGCTTCTCCTGAAATGGCTTCGGCGCCCATCAGCGCAAGAATTGGACGAATACGCTTTCCTTTGCCCTGCAAAATGTACCGTGCAGGTTCATAGAGCGAGTTCGGCTCATGTTGAAAGAGTTTTGCCAGCTCACGGTTAATGCGTTGCCGATAGGCTTCGAGGCAGACCTCCAAATCGGTCTTACCGATGGCAGAATGAGAAGACATCAAGCAGGTGAGTGCAAAAAGGATTCGTTGAACAAATTTAGCACAAAATTAAGGCGAGATTTGCTCTCACTGAAATCGTTGTGCATAAGCAGTGCATATTTTTTGCCATGTATTCTTGTGTTGTACACTCTGACTCCAAGCGTATGCAAGTCATAACCATAACGGTTTTGGCAAAAGTTGCATAACAGTTATGCATTCTTATTTGAGCCTCATGTACCGCTGTGCAGTGTAGGCTGCTGAGGTTGCTTTTGGATAATCTCTGCTTCTATGGCAAGCAGTTCAGACCATCTTGCGGCGACTGTCTCTTCTTCAAGCAGGGTTTCAGCAAGCTTGAGAAAGGTTTTGTAATGCCCTGCTTCAGATGCAAACAGACTGCGGTACATTCGCTGCAGGTCTTTATCAGTAGCAGATTCGCCTAAGAGCCAGAAGCGCTCACAAGAGCGTGCTTCGATCAGTGCAGAGATGAGCAGTCTATCGAGCAGTTCATACTTGCCTTGTCCTATTCGCACCGTGCGTCGGAGCTCACTTGCGTAGGGGTTGCGATGCGTGCGTGGCAGTACGCCCTTGCGTCGTGCAATGAGTTGTAAGACCAGATAGAGATGCGATGTTTCATCTTGAGCAAGGTGTGCAAGTGTTACCGCCCATTGAGGTAAAGCGTTCAAGTCTGTACAGCGGTTCAAAAGTTCTAGGGCATTGTTTGCAGCCTTGCGCTCCAAGTAAGCATGGTCGTACAGCAGTTCCAGAGGCGCTTGCAGCACGCGCTCTGCCCAGTGTTCTGGAGTAGCGTAGTGCAAGGGCAAATTAAGGTGAGAGCAAGAGTGTGTGCGCATGGTGTCCAGTATTTTGAAACATGCTTTTAAGTCTCAATTGGATGCCGACGACTCACCGTGAGGCGGTGTAAAGCACGAACGAATGAATTTGCGTTTGCTATGCGATTCAAAGAATGCCAGAATCTCGCGCCGTTCTGGTGAATCGGGCACTTCCGCTTTTACTTTTTCAATGGCATTTTTGATGAGCAATCCCGATTGAAAAATGATGCGGTAGCAATCGCGGATGATGTTGATTTGCGCAGAGGAAAAGTTGCGTCGCTTTAAGCCAGTAAGATTGATGCCTTCGTAGCGAGCTGGCGAGCGGTCGGCAGTTACAAACGGGGGAACATCTTGCACTACCTTTGCCGCGCCACCAATCATAGCGTGTTTGCCAATGCGTGTAAATTGATGAACCACCGATGCCCCGCCAATGAAGGCATAGTCTCCGATTTCAACATGCCCGCCAAACTGCACCGCATTTGCTACAATGACATGGTCGCCAATGGTGCAGTCGTGTGCCACATGCACGTAAGCCATCAGCAAACAGTTGGAGCCAATGACAGTTTTGCCTAAGGCGATTGTACCACGATTAAGCGTTACACATTCGCGAATGGTGGTGTGATCACCGATAATGAGCGTTGTTTTCTCACCGAAAAATTTGAGGTCTTGCGGAATGGCTGCAATCACCGCATTAGGAAAAATTCGGCAATGCTTGCCAATGCGTGCACCGCTGTAAATGACAACATGATGCGTGATTTCAGTGCCGTCGCCAATTTCGACATCATCTTCAATGACACTATATGCGCCAATTTTAACACCGTTGCCCAACTTCGCACCCGCACCTACAATTGCCGTTGGGTGAATTTCTACCTCAGCAACACTCATTGCGCATTTTCTTTGTTTCGCGTTTTGAGCGCAAAGAAAGTTTTGTTGTAAAAATCAATCAGCCCAAATGTTTTGAGCTGGCGTTTGATAAAGTTTTTTGCTGTCTCCTTGACAATCGTTTTTGCCTTCTTGGTCATCGGTTCGTCTGGACGAGTGCGGAAGGTCGTGTCATGATACTTTATCTTTTTCGGTGCTGGCGTGTAGTAATAGGCATAGAAGGATTTGCGCGATTCACCTTCGGGCACACTGATTTTGGAATAGCCATGATAGGAGATGTCATTTGTCTCAAAAATCACACAGCGATTAAGAATAGGTAGGTGTGCAGCGCCGCAGCAAGTCATGTTGGCATCCCACATCTCGAGTTTGCCGCCATATTCTTCTTTCCAGAACTTGTTGAGGAAAATTAGCACATTCACGCGCCGATGCAGCGGCTCTGTTGGATGAATGTTGAA
Coding sequences:
- a CDS encoding tRNA 2-methylthio-N6-isopentenyl adenosine(37) hydroxylase MiaE — protein: MRTHSCSHLNLPLHYATPEHWAERVLQAPLELLYDHAYLERKAANNALELLNRCTDLNALPQWAVTLAHLAQDETSHLYLVLQLIARRKGVLPRTHRNPYASELRRTVRIGQGKYELLDRLLISALIEARSCERFWLLGESATDKDLQRMYRSLFASEAGHYKTFLKLAETLLEEETVAARWSELLAIEAEIIQKQPQQPTLHSGT
- a CDS encoding proline hydroxylase; its protein translation is MSTLAEVTHLIQPKWFEPNMVSELQQRYCSGKPYPHVVIDGFLDEKVADTLYENFPKLEAMKTHYDGINERKAEDSQFENYHPMFKALRNELYSRPFLQFLEQITGIENLTTCNGPLGSGTHQGSNGSYLDIHIDFNIHPTEPLHRRVNVLIFLNKFWKEEYGGKLEMWDANMTCCGAAHLPILNRCVIFETNDISYHGYSKISVPEGESRKSFYAYYYTPAPKKIKYHDTTFRTRPDEPMTKKAKTIVKETAKNFIKRQLKTFGLIDFYNKTFFALKTRNKENAQ
- a CDS encoding acyl-[acyl-carrier-protein]--UDP-N-acetylglucosamine O-acyltransferase, which gives rise to MSVAEVEIHPTAIVGAGAKLGNGVKIGAYSVIEDDVEIGDGTEITHHVVIYSGARIGKHCRIFPNAVIAAIPQDLKFFGEKTTLIIGDHTTIRECVTLNRGTIALGKTVIGSNCLLMAYVHVAHDCTIGDHVIVANAVQFGGHVEIGDYAFIGGASVVHQFTRIGKHAMIGGAAKVVQDVPPFVTADRSPARYEGINLTGLKRRNFSSAQINIIRDCYRIIFQSGLLIKNAIEKVKAEVPDSPERREILAFFESHSKRKFIRSCFTPPHGESSASN
- a CDS encoding cell envelope integrity protein CreD; this encodes MAVSLRSSIGLRIIIIAILTLILLIPTAMIDGLITERENRRNAAVQEVSSKWGSEQILTGAILILPYKPSQLERQTDDKGKTITRKVGESLKYIHLLPQSLNITVELLPEIRHRGIYDIALYNAKVKLAGTFSLAELSNLSIEQPENIQWQEATLAIGITDLKGIRDVIPIEWNGKAMFANPGLPTREVIGNIPFNPYKAQRQPVANYDFEPTQGVASSSGVSVKLNDPSLKDFSNALYAFSTTLDLNGSEEFMVVPVGKETTVSIASSWTSPSAIGAYLPEQPLNATSEGFRGTWKVLHLNREYPQAWIGNAYRIYNSAFGVRLLLPVDEYQKNTRTVKYAVMFIGLTFLTFLMTELLNRIAIHPIQYLLIGLALVIFYVLLLSLSEQVGFNWAYILSSLAVIGLIAGYAKSVLKSTLATLLITGILVILYGFLFTILQLQDYALLLGSLLLFVTLALVMYLTRKIDWFNAGKVLDESAKENPVSQT
- a CDS encoding polyprenyl synthetase, with the translated sequence MSSHSAIGKTDLEVCLEAYRQRINRELAKLFQHEPNSLYEPARYILQGKGKRIRPILALMGAEAISGEAEPALPIALAVEVLHNFTLIHDDIMDKAELRHGRLTVHKKWDIDTAILTGDVMHAVSYSLLLRTKSAHLEKIFTIFTDAVAVICEGQSYDKEFEHRHNVTIDEYLMMISKKTGRLMSVSLELGGLAANATPAQAKALRNFGTLIGQAFQVQDDLLDIIAGDKSGKVEGGDVIEGKKTFLLLKALERAKGKDKALLQHIIKHKGIEKERVPEVKAVYERCGVIEEARKLIENDFKQAMKYAKKLPHLAGREKLMQFAAYVMNREF
- a CDS encoding FmdB family transcriptional regulator codes for the protein MPIYDYRCLSCGYETEIQQRITEPALTVCPNCGQETFQRVISAAGGFVLKGTGFYNTDYKNNGSAKSAANGKSQSSEKSGAEKSSVPASTAT